The following are encoded in a window of Paenibacillus polymyxa genomic DNA:
- a CDS encoding DNA-binding protein, which produces MQEDILKSLKPDIIVEMLEMAVAFENWKKVMETADILYQCVQRIYEERQYHKAMKLSIPHVNLERPLVYYFGFSHLMCGMAHQNQGAYEQARECIYKYAELGWMEDLEEEDIQVVEEFRFLAKTNLYAVDILSGNIELVEEYVAFLQDNLEEILPGLNTILQAALMYHLDVGDILHTFAEQIDEFGSYEDAENISYYYSYCYHLALYYRKYDRLQDAVGLTLQAMQLADQSGNDGHFKRCTALFESLRESATAEQISGYQQMLMQSLDEYETDGHFTVESVNE; this is translated from the coding sequence TTGCAAGAGGACATTCTAAAATCACTCAAACCGGACATCATTGTTGAAATGTTAGAGATGGCTGTGGCTTTTGAAAATTGGAAAAAGGTGATGGAGACGGCGGATATTTTGTACCAATGTGTACAGCGTATCTATGAAGAACGGCAGTATCATAAAGCAATGAAATTATCCATCCCGCATGTCAATTTAGAACGTCCGTTGGTATATTATTTTGGTTTCAGTCACCTGATGTGTGGAATGGCTCACCAGAACCAGGGTGCATATGAGCAGGCAAGGGAGTGCATCTATAAGTATGCTGAGCTAGGGTGGATGGAGGATTTAGAGGAAGAAGACATTCAGGTTGTCGAGGAATTCAGGTTTTTAGCCAAAACTAATTTATATGCAGTAGATATTTTGTCTGGAAATATAGAGCTTGTCGAGGAGTACGTAGCCTTTTTGCAGGATAATCTAGAGGAAATATTACCGGGGCTGAATACCATATTACAGGCAGCGCTTATGTATCATTTGGATGTAGGAGATATTTTACATACGTTTGCAGAGCAGATTGATGAATTCGGGAGTTATGAAGACGCAGAGAACATATCTTACTATTATAGCTACTGCTATCACTTGGCTTTGTACTATCGGAAGTACGATAGATTGCAGGATGCAGTAGGGCTTACTTTGCAGGCGATGCAATTAGCTGATCAGTCGGGTAATGATGGTCATTTTAAGAGATGTACAGCATTGTTCGAATCATTGCGTGAGTCAGCGACAGCGGAACAAATCAGTGGATATCAGCAGATGCTAATGCAGAGTCTTGATGAATACGAAACGGATGGACATTTCACTGTAGAGAGCGTAAATGAATGA
- a CDS encoding helix-turn-helix domain-containing protein: protein MTELRKQMGIRIRAIRNAKGLTQQKLADIASLDYRYIGALERGERNFSIDTLEKVLTALNVSISELMFSKEHMTKDEIIRQEAVDEFVALTSRLNEEQIGILRRVSKEVSRAFE, encoded by the coding sequence ATGACAGAATTACGCAAGCAAATGGGTATAAGAATCCGTGCTATTCGAAATGCAAAGGGACTTACACAGCAAAAACTGGCTGACATCGCAAGCTTGGACTATCGATATATTGGTGCATTAGAAAGAGGCGAAAGAAACTTTTCGATTGATACGTTAGAGAAGGTGTTAACCGCCTTAAACGTGTCTATCAGTGAATTGATGTTTTCCAAAGAACATATGACTAAAGACGAAATTATTCGGCAAGAGGCGGTAGATGAATTTGTTGCGTTGACCAGCAGATTGAACGAAGAGCAAATCGGGATTCTCAGACGAGTTAGTAAAGAAGTTTCACGCGCGTTCGAGTAA
- a CDS encoding DinB family protein, with protein MSGTLQVRDHLLNELETGVRTGEALIRKIRPEDWNFRPQDNFRSLLELVHHFVLIPASDLAIMQEKSEGEVGSIETSLSEVEDPERLAATFRENFEAYKAYILSLSEDDYLNRSTKAFYMEHGHLQVQWQIETLTHVFHHRSQIYNYLKQLGHEVSFFMLYA; from the coding sequence ATGAGTGGAACGCTGCAAGTTCGAGATCATTTGCTGAATGAGCTGGAGACGGGAGTACGGACGGGGGAAGCCTTGATCCGTAAAATACGCCCAGAGGATTGGAACTTTCGCCCGCAAGACAATTTCCGCTCACTACTGGAGTTAGTGCATCACTTTGTGCTTATTCCTGCTTCGGATCTTGCGATTATGCAGGAGAAGTCCGAGGGTGAAGTGGGAAGCATTGAAACCAGCCTGTCCGAGGTGGAAGATCCCGAGCGCTTGGCTGCGACTTTCAGGGAAAACTTCGAGGCCTATAAGGCTTATATTCTTTCGCTTAGCGAAGACGATTATCTGAATCGTTCGACGAAAGCTTTCTATATGGAGCATGGACATTTGCAGGTTCAATGGCAGATTGAGACCTTGACCCACGTATTCCATCATCGTTCGCAGATTTATAATTATCTGAAGCAACTGGGACATGAAGTGAGCTTTTTTATGTTGTACGCTTGA